In Niallia sp. FSL W8-0635, one genomic interval encodes:
- a CDS encoding ABC transporter permease — protein sequence MIFPGFLYFILFKYLPMGGLIVAFQDYQPFLGIMGSPWVGLKHFIRLFTEPTFFMLLSNTLILFALNIFIFFPMPIILALMLNEVKNKYFKSSVQTLIYIPHFMSWVIIVSITYVFLNVDGGLINEMLAVIGLEKVSFLTSPDWTRTVYIAQVIWKELGWSTIIYIAAITAVDTQLYEAAEMDGAGRLRKTWHVTLPAIRPVIITLLILKIGSTLDLGFEHMYLLLNSLNRSVAEIFDTYIYTAGLKNGQLSFSTAVGLFKGIVGLVLVMLANKLAKKFGEDGVY from the coding sequence ATGATCTTCCCTGGTTTTCTCTATTTTATACTCTTTAAGTATTTGCCAATGGGCGGATTGATCGTTGCCTTTCAAGATTATCAGCCTTTTTTAGGAATTATGGGGAGTCCTTGGGTAGGATTGAAGCATTTTATCCGCTTATTCACAGAACCTACCTTTTTTATGCTTTTAAGCAATACATTAATCCTGTTTGCCTTAAATATTTTTATTTTTTTTCCAATGCCAATCATTTTAGCGCTCATGTTAAATGAAGTAAAAAACAAATACTTTAAATCGAGCGTACAGACATTAATTTATATTCCTCACTTTATGTCCTGGGTAATTATCGTTTCCATTACATATGTCTTTTTAAATGTAGATGGAGGCTTAATTAACGAAATGTTGGCGGTTATAGGATTGGAGAAAGTTAGTTTCTTAACATCGCCTGATTGGACGAGGACGGTTTATATTGCACAAGTAATATGGAAAGAACTTGGCTGGTCAACTATCATTTATATTGCTGCCATTACCGCTGTTGACACGCAATTATATGAAGCAGCTGAAATGGATGGGGCAGGTAGATTAAGAAAAACATGGCATGTAACACTACCGGCAATCCGTCCGGTAATTATTACTTTGCTTATTTTAAAAATCGGCAGTACTTTAGATTTAGGATTTGAACATATGTATCTATTATTAAATTCATTAAATAGAAGTGTTGCAGAAATATTTGATACGTATATTTATACGGCAGGTTTAAAGAATGGGCAGCTAAGCTTTAGTACAGCTGTTGGTTTATTTAAGGGAATAGTCGGCTTAGTGTTAGTTATGCTGGCGAATAAATTGGCCAAAAAGTTTGGAGAGGATGGCGTTTATTAG
- a CDS encoding LacI family DNA-binding transcriptional regulator, with the protein MVTIKDIAKLAGVSHTTVSRALNDSPLIKPDTKQKIKKIAEDLHYVPNFNAKSLVNQKSYTIGVFFSSISHGTSSSFLVDVIKGVNSVLDENYSIAVNGIDTLVHFDKIIPQRFDGIIVLSQSDTDNAFIYYIQQAGIPMVVLNRRLDDPTIPNVSANDRQGAEKAVDEAIKLGHNRLGYINGKNSFRSSTERKQGFLNSLLKAHVAVKPDYMVDGDYSMESGFAEMSQLLSLPDPPSIVFCANDDMAIGALKACFSKNKKVPDDISIIGFDDIPFAQYSTPALTTIHKPIDEISTIGMQKLIALINGEDLKEIQVLVDTHLVKRESLSYPSKQS; encoded by the coding sequence ATGGTTACCATAAAAGATATTGCGAAGCTTGCAGGTGTTTCTCACACCACGGTATCTAGAGCACTAAATGATAGTCCCCTAATTAAGCCAGACACCAAGCAGAAAATAAAAAAAATTGCAGAGGATTTACACTATGTACCAAACTTTAATGCTAAAAGTCTCGTAAACCAGAAATCTTATACGATTGGCGTTTTTTTCTCTAGTATTAGCCATGGAACAAGCTCTAGTTTTCTTGTTGACGTGATTAAGGGCGTTAATTCTGTTTTAGACGAAAACTATAGCATTGCTGTGAACGGCATTGATACTCTCGTACATTTCGATAAAATTATTCCGCAACGGTTTGATGGGATTATCGTTCTAAGTCAAAGTGATACAGACAATGCATTTATCTACTATATTCAGCAAGCTGGCATTCCGATGGTTGTATTGAATCGGAGGCTAGATGATCCTACTATTCCTAACGTTTCAGCAAACGATCGACAAGGGGCGGAGAAAGCAGTCGATGAGGCAATTAAGCTTGGTCATAATAGATTAGGATATATCAATGGAAAAAATTCATTCCGCTCTTCAACAGAACGAAAACAAGGCTTCCTCAATAGTTTACTTAAGGCTCATGTAGCAGTAAAACCTGACTATATGGTTGACGGCGACTATAGTATGGAAAGCGGGTTTGCAGAGATGAGTCAGTTACTAAGCCTTCCTGATCCGCCGAGTATCGTATTTTGCGCAAACGATGATATGGCAATTGGAGCATTAAAGGCTTGTTTTTCAAAAAATAAAAAAGTCCCTGATGACATTTCCATCATTGGATTTGACGATATTCCATTTGCCCAATATTCAACACCGGCCTTAACCACCATTCATAAACCCATCGATGAAATCAGTACTATTGGGATGCAAAAATTAATTGCTCTAATCAATGGTGAAGATTTAAAGGAAATCCAGGTTTTAGTAGACACACATTTAGTAAAAAGAGAATCACTTAGTTATCCATCAAAACAGTCATAA
- a CDS encoding helix-turn-helix transcriptional regulator: MRKLRLFYKLFFPFFLLGIGIVVGFSVFIYNSTYHSVEEEFLKDKQNYTKQILNNLEQKVRTIEYGYTAYSSTSNFETIFKKPLSGKDFDTYRDIKKELSYIEMMGIEGSKHNIISLAQNWAIIDGSLKGLQEEEVERYKEEYINEANQSLFWRPTDTGIEMIMTLPIYQRDKFALGISSIPRSSMDEIVDNEKDNLVEIYNSKNELLYSSRKEERRLSSESYKKIAEDGEAVKIVEADGKKYVYAKSDYNRWIYLVQIEPKEISSMINNTRIGLLIVSTLLILLVGIISYILANSFSRPIQKIQEKLAIHDISGKKNELSLVADSVDKIIGQNETLMANLTMQKPQLETLFVLSLFRNRITANEAKHRLKQFGYFFKETDYFYTGLIQIDNMDSHKIVDKDLYLLALNNIVEEMVPDTERLIPIVLNDEMQATIFITDENDYDSSRRIMKYFEDIQSAAKEYLNITISIGISPVYKALINSKKAVDLAKEALHYRVNVGPASIIFYDDIAPLLNDASISKYPVELQNELLNTIRRGNEEEVKETVEALIDEIFRLNKNPVSLEVTLIRLINEIIQLGQLLGAEAKIFDSIKPLYYEAINAFYPGRIKQMLIEHLITPIIRSTQDKTDREFRSLSDKIVQIIQTEYDQEISLDIIADRLHYNPNYLSSVFKKEYGENFVDYLMGFRLQKAKSLLQETNMPIKEIAEKLQYRNSQNFIRFFKKKVGMTPGDYRKKYVS, encoded by the coding sequence TTGAGGAAATTAAGGTTGTTTTACAAATTGTTTTTTCCCTTTTTCTTATTAGGGATTGGTATTGTAGTTGGCTTTAGTGTATTTATCTATAATTCTACCTATCACTCCGTAGAAGAGGAATTTCTTAAAGACAAACAGAACTACACGAAACAGATTCTTAATAATTTAGAGCAAAAGGTACGAACCATTGAATATGGATACACGGCATATAGCTCAACCTCCAATTTTGAGACAATATTTAAAAAGCCGTTATCTGGCAAAGATTTTGATACATACAGAGATATAAAAAAAGAACTAAGTTATATAGAAATGATGGGGATAGAAGGAAGCAAGCATAATATAATCAGTCTTGCTCAAAATTGGGCGATTATTGATGGTTCCTTAAAAGGATTGCAAGAAGAGGAAGTAGAGAGATACAAGGAAGAATATATTAATGAAGCTAATCAAAGCTTGTTCTGGCGACCGACTGATACTGGCATTGAGATGATTATGACTTTGCCAATCTATCAAAGGGATAAGTTTGCATTAGGTATCTCCAGTATACCAAGAAGCAGCATGGATGAAATTGTAGATAATGAAAAAGATAATTTAGTAGAAATTTATAATAGTAAGAATGAGTTATTATATTCAAGCAGAAAAGAAGAACGGAGACTGTCTTCTGAAAGCTATAAGAAAATAGCAGAAGATGGGGAAGCTGTCAAAATAGTAGAAGCAGATGGAAAAAAGTATGTGTATGCTAAATCAGACTATAATCGCTGGATTTATTTAGTACAAATTGAACCGAAGGAAATCTCTAGCATGATTAATAATACAAGAATTGGATTATTAATTGTGTCAACCTTGTTAATACTATTAGTCGGCATCATTTCTTATATACTCGCCAACTCTTTTTCACGGCCTATCCAAAAAATTCAGGAGAAATTAGCTATACATGATATAAGTGGCAAGAAAAATGAGCTATCTCTTGTTGCAGATTCCGTTGATAAAATTATTGGACAAAACGAAACATTAATGGCTAATCTAACCATGCAAAAGCCCCAACTCGAGACTTTGTTTGTTTTAAGTTTATTTAGAAATAGAATTACAGCAAATGAAGCAAAGCATCGATTAAAGCAATTTGGTTATTTCTTTAAAGAAACGGATTATTTTTATACAGGTTTAATACAAATAGACAATATGGATAGTCATAAAATCGTAGATAAAGATTTATACTTATTGGCGCTAAATAATATTGTGGAGGAAATGGTTCCTGATACCGAACGATTGATACCAATTGTATTAAATGACGAGATGCAAGCAACCATATTTATAACCGATGAAAATGATTATGACTCAAGTCGAAGAATTATGAAGTATTTTGAGGATATTCAGTCAGCGGCAAAGGAATACTTAAATATCACTATCAGCATAGGGATAAGTCCTGTTTATAAAGCTTTAATTAATAGTAAAAAAGCAGTCGATTTAGCAAAGGAGGCGTTACACTATCGTGTAAACGTTGGTCCAGCATCAATTATTTTTTATGATGACATCGCACCCCTTCTAAATGATGCATCCATTTCTAAATATCCAGTTGAACTACAAAATGAGCTATTAAATACGATCCGTCGAGGTAATGAGGAGGAAGTGAAGGAGACCGTAGAGGCATTAATTGATGAAATCTTCCGGCTTAATAAAAACCCAGTTAGCTTAGAGGTAACGCTTATTCGATTGATTAATGAAATCATTCAATTGGGCCAGCTTTTAGGAGCGGAGGCGAAAATTTTTGATAGTATAAAGCCGCTATACTATGAGGCGATTAACGCATTTTATCCTGGTCGCATCAAGCAAATGCTAATCGAACACCTTATTACGCCGATCATTAGAAGCACACAGGATAAGACAGATAGAGAATTTCGATCTTTGTCCGATAAAATTGTACAAATTATTCAAACAGAGTATGATCAAGAGATTTCACTAGACATCATTGCTGACCGCCTTCACTATAATCCTAATTACTTAAGTAGTGTCTTTAAGAAAGAATATGGAGAAAACTTTGTTGATTATCTAATGGGATTTCGACTACAAAAAGCAAAATCGTTGCTCCAAGAAACCAATATGCCAATCAAAGAAATTGCCGAAAAATTACAGTATCGAAATTCTCAAAACTTCATCCGCTTTTTCAAGAAAAAAGTAGGAATGACTCCAGGAGACTATCGAAAAAAATACGTTAGTTAA
- a CDS encoding YesL family protein, whose product MLKSVEKVNQIFTTILKLVYINFLWWLFTIFGLGIFGAGPSTYALVSIMRQWIRGNTSIPIFSSYWKYYKESFKESVVISWIYALIGCVLVIDLLYVSNWYLKVFFVIISLLYFLSAVYIFPLMAHYNWKGIFFRMKMSFIFGFSYLQYSLLLFVVIGATYWTAITFFPGILTFFGVSFLFYVITWTANQVFTRMELQNTEVVEDTTLYQITKERINEKTIKVSQR is encoded by the coding sequence ATGTTAAAATCAGTGGAAAAAGTAAATCAGATTTTTACGACGATATTAAAACTGGTATATATCAATTTCCTCTGGTGGCTCTTTACTATATTTGGTCTAGGAATATTTGGTGCTGGTCCCTCAACCTATGCTCTAGTAAGCATTATGCGACAGTGGATAAGAGGAAATACTAGTATCCCTATTTTTTCTTCTTATTGGAAGTACTATAAAGAGTCCTTTAAGGAATCCGTGGTTATAAGCTGGATCTATGCACTAATCGGTTGTGTATTAGTGATTGACTTACTATATGTGTCAAATTGGTATTTGAAAGTATTCTTTGTGATTATTTCCCTTCTTTACTTTCTTTCAGCCGTTTATATCTTTCCACTAATGGCTCATTATAATTGGAAGGGAATATTCTTTCGAATGAAAATGTCCTTTATCTTTGGTTTCTCTTACTTACAGTATTCTTTGTTGTTGTTTGTAGTAATTGGTGCTACTTATTGGACCGCGATTACATTTTTCCCTGGAATTCTCACTTTCTTTGGTGTTAGTTTCCTATTTTATGTGATTACTTGGACTGCAAATCAAGTGTTTACGAGAATGGAATTACAAAATACAGAAGTAGTAGAAGATACAACTTTATATCAAATTACAAAGGAGCGTATAAATGAAAAAACTATCAAAGTTAGCCAGCGTTAG
- a CDS encoding extracellular solute-binding protein, which translates to MKKLSKLASVSFAGMLLLAGCSGEKEQSSGTYDENSKAEITWLNILHTASPPTDTVLDKIEEKTNTEIKFSWIPDASKEERINTALASDSLADIVTLTIMENSSVRNALKSGMFWNVEDYLDEFPNLKAISEDVRVSASIEGKLYGVPFQKDLARNGVVLRKDWLDNLGLELPKTVEELMEISKAFTEDDPDGNGKNDTTGFADRSDLIYGAFKTLSSYYGTPNIWDRDDSGNFIPEFETEGYIETMDYMKELYDNDWINKDFAVTAKTDQQQSFAQGKAGIYIGALFDAKNLQTMATGIQDNMELALVNDMVSDSNPERAIWAANNGIGGLLAFPRSEVKDEAELKRVLKFVNDLLDPEIYTLMTYGIEDVHYKLTDDGAYEIINQDLWTQEVQPFAASRPKESGYGLKDPNPIKALADEMIAENENYAVLNPAYSLESPTNTSQGSELQKLITDATYQYILGEIDLDGFKKAVKTWQDSGGNTIKEEYKAAYEQTK; encoded by the coding sequence ATGAAAAAACTATCAAAGTTAGCCAGCGTTAGTTTTGCAGGTATGCTATTATTGGCGGGATGCAGTGGGGAAAAGGAGCAATCATCTGGAACATATGATGAAAATAGTAAAGCGGAAATTACTTGGTTAAATATTTTACACACAGCCTCTCCACCAACAGATACTGTATTAGATAAAATTGAAGAAAAAACAAATACGGAAATTAAATTTTCTTGGATTCCTGATGCTTCTAAGGAAGAAAGAATTAATACAGCTTTAGCTTCTGACTCATTGGCTGACATTGTTACACTAACTATTATGGAAAACTCTTCCGTGCGTAATGCGTTAAAATCAGGAATGTTTTGGAATGTAGAAGACTACTTAGATGAATTTCCAAATCTGAAAGCAATTTCAGAAGATGTACGTGTTTCTGCATCTATTGAAGGGAAACTTTATGGAGTTCCATTTCAGAAGGATTTAGCGCGAAATGGTGTTGTTTTACGTAAAGATTGGCTTGATAACTTAGGTTTGGAATTGCCGAAAACAGTAGAAGAATTAATGGAAATTTCGAAAGCGTTTACAGAAGATGATCCAGATGGTAATGGGAAAAATGATACAACGGGGTTTGCTGATCGAAGCGATTTAATATACGGTGCATTTAAAACATTGAGCTCTTACTATGGAACACCGAATATTTGGGATCGTGATGATAGCGGAAACTTTATTCCTGAATTTGAAACAGAAGGCTATATCGAAACAATGGACTATATGAAAGAGCTTTATGATAATGACTGGATAAACAAAGACTTTGCAGTTACAGCAAAAACAGATCAACAGCAAAGCTTTGCACAAGGAAAAGCAGGAATTTATATTGGCGCACTTTTTGACGCGAAAAACCTGCAAACAATGGCAACTGGTATTCAAGATAATATGGAATTGGCATTAGTAAATGATATGGTTTCTGATTCTAATCCAGAGCGTGCTATCTGGGCTGCAAACAATGGAATTGGCGGATTATTAGCATTCCCTCGTTCAGAAGTAAAAGACGAAGCGGAATTAAAGCGAGTTCTCAAGTTTGTTAATGATTTATTGGATCCTGAAATATACACCTTGATGACCTATGGAATTGAGGATGTACATTATAAGCTAACAGATGATGGAGCCTATGAAATTATTAATCAAGACTTATGGACACAGGAAGTTCAGCCATTCGCAGCATCCAGACCAAAGGAATCAGGGTATGGGTTAAAGGATCCCAATCCTATAAAAGCCTTGGCTGATGAGATGATCGCAGAAAATGAGAACTATGCAGTATTGAATCCTGCATATTCATTAGAATCACCTACGAATACATCGCAGGGATCGGAATTGCAAAAGCTTATTACAGACGCTACTTATCAGTATATATTAGGGGAAATTGATTTAGATGGTTTCAAAAAAGCAGTTAAAACATGGCAAGATTCTGGCGGTAATACGATTAAAGAAGAGTACAAAGCAGCATATGAGCAAACGAAATAA
- a CDS encoding glycoside hydrolase family 88/105 protein: protein MAEMSWSARTALSIMERLPRLYEDKGYNEKWSYDYGVVLRGFESLWKRTGNEKYFQFIKRNMDHFIQEDGSIKGYEVSEFNIDHINNGKILFQLFKDTGEDKYRKAADLLKSQLEKHPRTSEGVFWHKQIYPYQIWADGLYMGAPFYAQYQMEYEDGKGLDDILHQFKVSYHHLVDDKTGLLYHAWDEKKVQPWANKETGLSENFWGRAIGWYVVALVDTLEIIPEDTPDRSFLEKILADTLRALLKYQDEKSDVWYQVVDKQGEKGNYLEASASSMYVCAMAKGIRLGLLNKEEWIEPLKKGYQGLLEEFVLLTKEGWVNLNKNCQVAGLGGADKRDGTYTYYISEPVICNDQKGLGAFLQALVEVEEVINK, encoded by the coding sequence ATGGCAGAAATGAGTTGGTCAGCTAGAACGGCTCTTTCCATCATGGAAAGACTTCCGCGCTTATATGAAGATAAAGGCTACAACGAAAAATGGTCCTATGATTATGGAGTTGTTCTTAGAGGATTTGAAAGCCTTTGGAAACGAACAGGAAACGAAAAATACTTTCAATTTATAAAGAGAAATATGGACCATTTTATCCAAGAAGATGGATCAATAAAGGGCTACGAGGTATCCGAATTTAATATCGACCATATAAATAACGGTAAAATATTATTTCAGCTATTTAAAGATACAGGCGAAGATAAATATCGGAAAGCCGCTGATTTGTTGAAGTCTCAATTAGAAAAACACCCAAGAACTTCTGAAGGTGTCTTTTGGCATAAACAAATTTATCCATACCAAATCTGGGCAGATGGATTATACATGGGAGCACCATTTTATGCACAATATCAAATGGAATACGAAGATGGAAAGGGTCTTGATGATATCCTTCATCAATTTAAAGTAAGCTATCATCATTTAGTAGATGATAAGACAGGGCTTCTTTACCATGCTTGGGATGAAAAAAAGGTGCAACCGTGGGCGAATAAAGAGACTGGTTTATCGGAGAATTTTTGGGGAAGAGCAATAGGTTGGTATGTGGTAGCGCTAGTGGATACATTAGAAATTATCCCGGAAGATACACCAGATCGTTCTTTTTTAGAGAAAATATTAGCAGACACGTTAAGGGCTTTATTGAAATATCAAGATGAGAAAAGCGATGTATGGTATCAGGTCGTTGATAAGCAAGGGGAAAAAGGAAACTATTTAGAGGCATCTGCAAGCAGTATGTACGTTTGTGCGATGGCAAAAGGAATTCGTTTAGGACTTCTTAATAAGGAAGAATGGATAGAGCCATTAAAGAAAGGTTATCAAGGCCTATTAGAGGAATTTGTTTTGCTGACAAAAGAAGGCTGGGTTAATTTAAATAAAAACTGTCAGGTAGCAGGACTTGGAGGAGCTGACAAACGAGATGGGACTTACACTTATTACATTAGTGAACCAGTCATCTGTAATGACCAAAAGGGTTTAGGCGCATTTTTGCAGGCTTTAGTAGAAGTGGAGGAAGTAATAAACAAATAA
- a CDS encoding carbohydrate ABC transporter permease: MEKTQKNRKITKGGRAFSIINGTILVIIALICFLPFVNVIASSFASTQEVVARRFILIPRTFSLDAYRYILSTPTIFKSLAVSIGVTGIGTLVSMVLTSLMAYGLSRKYLKGRGFLNFLVVFSMLFSGGMIPTFLVVKALGLIDSYWSLILPVAINAFNLIIMRNFFQALPDSLEESAKMDGCTDLGVFWKIMLPLALPSIATISLFYAVTYWNTYMTAILYINDSTKWPIQVLLRQIVIVSSGMQAEGSSVDVIPPAQTIKMAVIVIATVPMLIAYPFVQKYFVKGALVGSVKG, translated from the coding sequence ATGGAGAAAACACAAAAAAATAGGAAAATCACAAAAGGAGGACGGGCTTTTTCTATTATTAACGGAACTATTTTGGTCATAATCGCCTTAATTTGTTTTCTACCCTTCGTCAATGTTATAGCTAGCTCTTTTGCTTCCACACAGGAAGTAGTAGCCCGAAGGTTTATTTTAATTCCGCGAACCTTTTCATTAGATGCCTATCGTTATATTCTTTCGACTCCGACCATCTTCAAATCATTAGCTGTATCTATTGGGGTGACTGGGATTGGCACACTAGTAAGTATGGTCTTAACATCCTTAATGGCTTATGGATTATCTCGTAAATATCTGAAAGGCAGAGGGTTTCTTAACTTTCTTGTTGTTTTCTCCATGCTATTTAGCGGTGGAATGATTCCTACATTCTTAGTAGTGAAGGCCCTTGGCTTAATTGATTCTTACTGGTCATTGATTTTACCTGTAGCAATTAATGCATTTAACTTAATCATTATGAGAAACTTTTTCCAAGCCTTGCCTGATAGTTTAGAAGAATCGGCTAAAATGGATGGTTGCACCGATTTAGGAGTGTTTTGGAAGATCATGCTGCCTTTAGCGTTGCCATCTATCGCAACTATTTCCTTATTCTACGCTGTTACTTATTGGAATACGTATATGACTGCTATTCTATATATTAACGACTCCACAAAGTGGCCTATTCAAGTTTTACTGCGTCAAATTGTTATTGTATCCAGTGGGATGCAAGCAGAGGGTTCGTCTGTTGATGTGATTCCGCCTGCTCAAACGATTAAGATGGCAGTAATTGTTATTGCGACAGTGCCAATGCTTATTGCTTACCCATTTGTTCAAAAGTATTTTGTGAAAGGAGCATTGGTTGGATCTGTGAAGGGATAA